In Ruminococcaceae bacterium BL-4, one DNA window encodes the following:
- a CDS encoding membrane protein of unknown function (Evidence 5 : Unknown function), which yields MEGGRKPIKHINNSQKLIFKEKYLYLAYAAALPFFLFLFLSSEYASYQKEGYFLCYADCFCSVCIASVLGLFFVPFVFFMTCFLSERIFSSQMILRLKKRETVWNLQVIILIKTAFYCSTYLTAWTAFLGTFFSNQILNWNKQRSIFFLTTQATVGSYSIGEIVLLFWLCSFLLFAAIPLCALLTQWISGKEIVGWLYLILITGWNMASPFKLLSGKLYLWYRSFLEPSIFAVGIFGCIGLIFVLWMIGKKQARRKDFWNA from the coding sequence TTGGAGGGAGGCAGGAAACCTATTAAACATATAAATAACAGTCAAAAACTGATTTTTAAAGAAAAATATCTTTATCTCGCTTATGCAGCCGCCCTTCCATTTTTCCTCTTTCTTTTCCTCTCTTCGGAATATGCTTCCTACCAAAAGGAAGGATATTTTCTATGCTATGCGGACTGCTTTTGCAGCGTTTGTATAGCATCTGTTCTAGGACTTTTTTTCGTTCCATTTGTGTTTTTTATGACCTGCTTTTTATCGGAACGAATTTTTTCGAGTCAGATGATCTTACGGCTTAAAAAACGGGAAACTGTTTGGAATCTACAGGTGATCATTCTCATAAAAACAGCATTTTACTGTTCTACTTATTTGACCGCCTGGACTGCATTTCTCGGGACCTTCTTTTCCAATCAGATTTTAAATTGGAATAAGCAGAGAAGTATCTTTTTCCTAACTACACAAGCAACGGTCGGGAGCTATTCTATTGGGGAAATTGTGCTGCTATTTTGGCTGTGCTCTTTTTTGCTGTTCGCTGCCATTCCGCTTTGCGCGCTGTTAACTCAATGGATCAGTGGAAAAGAAATCGTAGGGTGGCTTTATTTGATTTTGATAACCGGCTGGAATATGGCCTCCCCCTTTAAGCTCTTGAGCGGAAAACTTTATCTCTGGTATCGAAGTTTTTTAGAGCCTTCCATTTTTGCAGTGGGGATTTTCGGCTGTATCGGTTTGATTTTTGTCCTGTGGATGATCGGGAAAAAGCAAGCAAGAAGAAAGGACTTTTGGAATGCATAA
- a CDS encoding conserved exported protein of unknown function (Evidence 4 : Unknown function but conserved in other organisms), translating into MKLKKIAASLFVAAFAVTSVLAMNPFSASAAGNYEDSRRALRYNGDGCSIDTPSRPKLDYTSSYINDDASDDYPLSVDVVGTYDANPICYIIPDWNRCTYGDRQTVSLGESSYLPNLVKERGFSYANFSIDVQSYDPCWVSFLWSPDSI; encoded by the coding sequence ATGAAATTGAAAAAAATAGCAGCATCCTTATTTGTAGCTGCTTTCGCTGTCACATCTGTTTTAGCAATGAATCCATTTTCGGCCAGTGCAGCAGGTAATTATGAAGATTCTCGTCGCGCCCTTCGTTATAACGGTGATGGCTGTTCCATCGACACCCCTAGCCGTCCAAAATTGGACTATACCTCCAGCTATATTAACGATGATGCCTCCGATGATTATCCATTATCCGTTGATGTGGTTGGAACATATGATGCTAATCCTATTTGTTATATTATTCCAGACTGGAATCGCTGCACCTATGGCGACCGTCAAACAGTCAGTTTAGGAGAATCGAGTTATCTTCCGAATCTTGTCAAAGAGAGAGGATTTTCCTATGCAAACTTCAGCATAGATGTTCAATCTTACGATCCCTGTTGGGTTAGCTTTTTGTGGAGCCCTGACAGCATTTAA
- a CDS encoding exported protein of unknown function (Evidence 5 : Unknown function) has translation MSKKVVRTVLFSVLLALMGIVILFVALKDKLLLPASNLWTKPSAPSSAVTSGTASEDESAVNALEPKISVPMGEAVTVYDLLFTVHDFTTTKQCDGSFSITDMIKSFNCNEDGSFSNEYNYFLTNLTVENPTDQDIEYYLNAFEFHCFDENGEKVSPSIDEVYSYDKNKKEFIPGKKDYFRYVFSAHSKETFHLVSIITDENLKKIAHIHFVVSQSGYTSHGIDESARAIILK, from the coding sequence ATGTCCAAAAAAGTTGTCAGAACGGTACTTTTTTCGGTCCTGCTTGCTCTAATGGGAATCGTGATCCTGTTTGTTGCTTTAAAGGACAAGCTGCTTTTACCGGCATCCAATCTATGGACAAAGCCTTCTGCTCCTTCGTCAGCTGTTACTTCGGGGACTGCAAGTGAAGATGAATCAGCAGTAAATGCATTGGAACCTAAAATTTCGGTTCCAATGGGAGAAGCTGTCACCGTATATGACTTGCTTTTTACTGTTCATGATTTTACAACGACAAAACAGTGCGATGGCAGTTTTTCAATTACAGACATGATTAAAAGCTTCAACTGCAATGAAGACGGCAGCTTCAGCAATGAATATAATTATTTCCTTACGAATTTAACGGTCGAAAATCCAACGGATCAGGATATCGAATATTATTTAAATGCCTTTGAATTTCATTGCTTTGATGAAAATGGGGAAAAAGTTTCCCCCAGTATTGACGAAGTTTACAGTTATGATAAAAATAAAAAAGAATTTATTCCCGGAAAAAAAGATTATTTTCGATATGTCTTTTCTGCGCACAGCAAAGAGACTTTTCACCTGGTCAGCATCATAACCGACGAAAATCTTAAAAAGATTGCTCATATTCATTTTGTAGTCAGCCAGTCCGGATATACTTCCCATGGAATTGATGAGTCAGCCAGAGCGATTATCTTAAAGTAG
- a CDS encoding conserved membrane protein of unknown function (Evidence 4 : Unknown function but conserved in other organisms): MKQLIKLEIGRAFHGRMFYISILIGSILSLLQIISHVIPVSMNIDLYLTQKDLPLLYPGWLFSSWLGGNVFDIESFLFYLLLPILAVLPFGDSYFTDRKSGYLKNVYIRTKKKNYLTAKAVAAFLSGGTAVVIPLLLNLALAALFLPALKPEPTAPYGSISAESMWGELYYSSPWAYVFAYLLIDFIFAGIFALIALGISQAADYRFIVILFPLFLYLFIYSIAKLLHAHAFAPVDFLNPGFGCGNSFSIILGEGAALAGLGLGTFWIGGRQETY; the protein is encoded by the coding sequence ATGAAACAACTTATCAAATTAGAAATCGGCAGAGCGTTTCACGGCCGAATGTTTTATATTTCCATTTTAATTGGAAGTATTTTAAGCTTACTGCAGATTATCTCTCATGTTATTCCGGTTTCAATGAACATTGATTTGTATTTGACACAAAAGGACTTGCCGCTTTTATATCCGGGGTGGCTTTTCTCCTCATGGCTCGGCGGGAATGTATTTGATATCGAAAGTTTTCTTTTCTATCTTTTACTCCCAATTCTGGCGGTTCTTCCATTTGGAGACAGCTATTTTACCGATCGAAAAAGCGGATACCTAAAAAATGTTTATATCCGAACAAAAAAGAAAAATTATTTAACCGCCAAAGCAGTTGCAGCTTTTCTTTCGGGAGGAACGGCCGTTGTAATTCCGCTTCTTTTAAACCTCGCGCTTGCAGCGCTGTTTCTACCGGCGTTAAAACCTGAACCAACCGCACCTTATGGCAGTATCTCAGCAGAAAGCATGTGGGGGGAATTATACTATTCCAGTCCGTGGGCGTATGTCTTTGCTTATCTTCTCATTGATTTTATATTTGCGGGAATTTTCGCTCTGATCGCGCTGGGAATCAGTCAGGCTGCCGATTATCGCTTTATCGTCATTCTTTTCCCGCTGTTTCTTTATCTTTTTATTTATTCTATTGCAAAGCTTTTGCACGCACACGCTTTTGCACCAGTAGACTTTTTAAATCCCGGCTTTGGATGTGGAAATTCTTTTTCGATTATTCTTGGAGAAGGTGCCGCTCTCGCGGGTTTAGGTCTTGGGACATTCTGGATTGGAGGGAGGCAGGAAACCTATTAA
- a CDS encoding exported protein of unknown function (Evidence 5 : Unknown function), giving the protein MPKKVVRTVLFSVLLALMGIVILFVALKDKLLLPASNLWTKPSAPSSAVASGTASEEEAAVDPFEPKISVPMGEAVTTCDLLFTVHDFTTTKQYDDSFPITDMIKNYNCNEDGSFSNEYNYFITNLTVENPTDQDIEYYLNAFEFHCFDENEKKFSPSIDEVYSYDKNKKEFIPGKKDYFRHVFSAHSKETFHLVSVVTDEHLKKLAHIHFIVDPGYTSHGIDESARAIILK; this is encoded by the coding sequence ATGCCCAAAAAAGTTGTCAGAACGGTACTTTTTTCGGTCCTGCTTGCTCTAATGGGAATCGTGATCCTGTTTGTTGCTTTAAAGGACAAGCTGCTTTTGCCGGCGTCCAATCTATGGACAAAGCCTTCTGCTCCTTCGTCGGCTGTTGCTTCGGGAACTGCAAGTGAAGAGGAAGCAGCAGTAGACCCCTTCGAACCTAAGATTTCGGTTCCAATGGGCGAAGCCGTCACCACATGTGATCTTCTTTTTACCGTTCATGATTTTACAACGACAAAACAGTACGATGACAGTTTTCCGATTACAGACATGATTAAAAATTACAATTGCAATGAAGACGGCAGTTTCAGCAATGAATATAATTATTTTATTACGAATTTAACGGTCGAAAATCCGACCGATCAGGATATCGAATATTATTTAAATGCCTTTGAGTTTCATTGTTTTGATGAAAATGAAAAAAAATTTTCTCCAAGTATTGACGAAGTTTACAGTTATGATAAAAATAAAAAAGAGTTTATTCCCGGAAAAAAAGATTATTTTCGACATGTTTTTTCTGCGCACAGCAAAGAGACTTTTCATCTAGTCAGCGTCGTAACGGACGAACATCTTAAAAAGCTTGCTCATATTCATTTTATAGTCGATCCCGGATATACTTCCCATGGAATTGATGAATCAGCCAGAGCGATTATCTTAAAGTAA